A window of the Deinococcus humi genome harbors these coding sequences:
- a CDS encoding peptidase C39 family protein, whose amino-acid sequence MRNTLLLLLALSSSAGALTMTYPSSTTTIHERAADWAGAELRGVQLHAEAVSLAPGTASGTLVSAPLTVPAFDELVPSWNVVTPGAGSVTVEVRARVGVDWSRWYSFGQWSSAEGRSSVNGQKDASGQVMTDTLRLNRKATSYQYRLTLRGGGTTARLLAFATSDRARQAAGLGATSDRAAWGKINEVPGRSQMIYPDGGEVWCSPTSVSMILAARGVDVTVPQAARATYDRAYDGTGNWPFNTAYAGSLGMRAYVTRLPSLAAAEKFTGAGIPLAVSLGWKKGELPGAAIATSSGHLMVLIGFDRAGNPVLNDPAAPSNETVRRTYPRAAFEKLWLSHSGGLSYVIGE is encoded by the coding sequence ATGCGAAACACTCTTCTACTCCTGCTGGCGCTGTCCAGCAGCGCGGGGGCCCTTACGATGACGTATCCCAGCAGCACCACCACCATCCACGAGAGGGCCGCCGACTGGGCGGGTGCGGAACTTCGGGGAGTCCAGCTTCATGCCGAGGCCGTGTCCCTGGCCCCCGGCACGGCCAGCGGCACCCTCGTCTCAGCCCCGCTGACTGTGCCGGCCTTCGACGAGCTGGTGCCGTCATGGAATGTCGTTACGCCGGGAGCCGGCAGTGTCACCGTGGAGGTGCGGGCGCGGGTGGGCGTGGACTGGTCCCGCTGGTACTCGTTCGGACAGTGGAGCAGCGCCGAGGGCCGCAGTAGCGTCAACGGCCAGAAGGACGCCTCCGGGCAGGTCATGACCGACACGCTGAGGCTGAACAGGAAAGCCACCTCGTACCAGTACCGCCTGACCCTGCGCGGAGGGGGCACCACGGCCCGCCTGCTGGCCTTCGCCACCTCTGACCGGGCGCGTCAGGCTGCCGGGCTGGGGGCAACCAGCGACAGGGCGGCGTGGGGCAAGATCAATGAGGTGCCGGGTCGTTCGCAGATGATCTATCCGGACGGCGGCGAGGTGTGGTGCAGCCCTACGAGCGTCTCGATGATCCTGGCCGCGCGCGGCGTGGACGTCACCGTGCCCCAGGCGGCCAGAGCAACCTATGACCGTGCCTATGACGGCACCGGCAACTGGCCGTTCAACACCGCCTACGCGGGTTCGCTGGGGATGCGCGCCTATGTGACCCGTCTGCCCAGCCTGGCCGCCGCCGAGAAGTTCACGGGCGCGGGCATTCCGCTGGCCGTCAGCCTGGGATGGAAGAAGGGGGAATTGCCAGGCGCGGCGATCGCCACCAGCAGCGGCCACCTGATGGTCCTGATCGGCTTCGACCGGGCGGGCAATCCCGTGTTGAACGATCCTGCCGCGCCCAGCAATGAGACGGTGCGGCGCACCTACCCGCGCGCCGCCTTCGAGAAGCTGTGGCTGTCGCACAGTGGCGGCCTGAGTTACGTGATCGGGGAGTAG
- a CDS encoding nucleotidyltransferase domain-containing protein → MSFETVLAEILPELQREEGVQAIFLTGSVARGEADEFSDLDISVLVKADRFVGNTVAYRGGVLLSVDRSTAARRARALTEPETALWNLVSLQTGVPLYDPDGIFADLQARARAVRWSALAARADARAAELLADSAEELHKVMGGLKSGDNAKVAYACLGLTLSLGKAALLSAGSPIPSENRFLSLVRDAWTDTEWHQAYGTLAGLEGGDLQARGQAALRAYRRAAALLRWPAGPQRELAHGAAAQAAAFSATLST, encoded by the coding sequence ATGTCCTTTGAAACGGTCCTGGCCGAAATTCTGCCTGAACTCCAGCGGGAGGAGGGTGTGCAGGCCATCTTCCTGACCGGCAGTGTGGCCCGCGGTGAGGCAGACGAGTTCAGCGATCTGGATATCAGCGTGCTGGTGAAGGCCGACCGCTTCGTCGGCAACACCGTGGCTTACCGGGGCGGCGTGCTGCTCAGCGTGGACCGTTCTACCGCCGCGCGCCGTGCCAGGGCTTTGACAGAGCCGGAAACAGCGCTGTGGAATCTGGTCTCCCTGCAAACGGGCGTGCCGCTGTATGATCCGGACGGCATTTTCGCCGACCTTCAGGCACGCGCGCGGGCAGTGCGCTGGAGCGCTCTGGCAGCACGGGCCGACGCGCGTGCCGCCGAGTTGCTGGCCGACAGCGCCGAGGAACTGCATAAGGTGATGGGCGGCCTGAAATCAGGCGACAACGCCAAGGTGGCCTATGCCTGTCTGGGCCTGACGCTGTCGCTGGGCAAGGCGGCGCTGCTGTCTGCCGGAAGCCCGATCCCCAGCGAGAACCGGTTCCTGAGCCTGGTGCGGGACGCCTGGACCGATACCGAATGGCATCAGGCTTACGGCACTCTGGCCGGCTTGGAAGGCGGCGACCTCCAGGCCAGAGGCCAAGCCGCGCTGCGCGCCTACCGCCGCGCGGCGGCTTTGCTGCGCTGGCCGGCTGGACCGCAGCGCGAGCTGGCGCATGGGGCGGCGGCGCAGGCAGCGGCTTTTTCCGCGACGCTCAGCACGTAG
- a CDS encoding adenine deaminase, whose product MQFERDGQGDRQRLVRVARGEEAGDLLLRGARVVQPTTREIFEADVVIAGGRVAALGGAGMGFKAARVINARGAFLAPGFLDGHIHIESSLLTPAGFARAVLPRGTTGVVAEPHEVVNVLGVRGLEWMLEAGASSGLRVWASAPSCVPASEFEDGGAHVTAAETARMLGVPGVLGLAEMMNYPGVLGRAPEVWAILEAGRAAGGRMDGHAAGVHGRDLLAYAAAGLHSDHEAATPEEARERLRAGLWLMVREGSAARNLEALLPVLLERPRRAMLVSDDVSVDELLELGHLDRLLRECVAGGLHPADAVALVTCNPAEYWGLHSSGLIAPGYHADMVLLRDLQSFEVLATFVSGEEARPGDVTPPLDGGGVDLGTDWDTASFDVPSHWPVMQVFPDQITTGRGAPGSGEARMVVADRYGRGYRAACWTSGTGMGRRGTLGLSILHDAHNAAFLGGSDEDVRAAGRALQEIGGGAVVVVDGTVQASLPLPYAGLMTDLPPQQAAACLNEVTAAARALGCTLPYPVTTLSFLGLSVIPALKLTPRGLLDVDAWRLLGAEASS is encoded by the coding sequence ATGCAGTTTGAACGTGATGGACAGGGAGATCGGCAGCGATTGGTGCGCGTGGCGCGGGGTGAGGAGGCGGGCGATCTGCTCCTGCGCGGCGCTCGGGTGGTGCAGCCTACCACGCGCGAGATTTTTGAGGCGGATGTCGTGATCGCCGGTGGCCGCGTGGCCGCGCTGGGCGGCGCAGGCATGGGTTTCAAGGCCGCGCGGGTGATCAACGCGCGCGGCGCCTTCCTGGCCCCCGGCTTTTTGGACGGTCACATTCACATTGAGTCCAGCCTGCTGACCCCAGCGGGCTTCGCACGGGCGGTGTTGCCACGCGGCACGACAGGCGTGGTGGCCGAGCCGCACGAGGTTGTCAACGTGTTGGGAGTGCGCGGCCTGGAATGGATGCTGGAGGCAGGAGCAAGCTCGGGCCTGCGGGTCTGGGCCTCGGCGCCGTCGTGCGTGCCTGCCAGCGAATTCGAGGACGGCGGTGCCCACGTCACGGCGGCGGAAACGGCCCGGATGCTGGGCGTCCCAGGCGTGCTGGGGCTGGCCGAGATGATGAATTACCCCGGCGTGCTGGGCCGTGCCCCTGAAGTGTGGGCCATTCTGGAAGCGGGCCGCGCCGCTGGCGGGCGAATGGACGGCCACGCCGCTGGGGTACATGGCCGTGATCTGCTGGCCTACGCGGCGGCCGGGCTCCACTCGGATCACGAGGCCGCCACACCCGAGGAAGCCCGCGAACGCCTGCGCGCTGGCCTGTGGCTGATGGTGCGCGAGGGTTCGGCAGCGCGCAATCTGGAAGCCCTGCTGCCGGTCCTGTTGGAACGCCCGCGCCGCGCCATGCTGGTCAGCGACGACGTGAGCGTGGACGAGTTGCTGGAACTGGGGCACCTCGACCGCCTGCTGCGAGAGTGTGTAGCGGGCGGCCTGCACCCGGCGGACGCGGTGGCCCTGGTCACCTGCAATCCAGCGGAATACTGGGGCCTGCACAGCTCGGGCCTGATCGCCCCGGGTTACCACGCGGATATGGTGCTGCTGCGTGACCTGCAGAGCTTTGAGGTCCTGGCAACTTTTGTTTCCGGCGAGGAGGCCCGGCCCGGTGATGTCACCCCACCGCTGGATGGCGGCGGCGTGGACCTCGGGACCGACTGGGACACGGCCTCCTTCGACGTGCCCTCCCACTGGCCGGTGATGCAGGTGTTCCCAGATCAGATCACCACGGGCCGGGGCGCACCTGGCAGCGGCGAGGCCCGCATGGTGGTGGCGGACCGTTATGGGCGCGGTTACCGGGCCGCCTGCTGGACCTCTGGCACGGGGATGGGCCGCCGGGGCACGCTGGGCCTGAGCATCCTGCACGACGCGCACAATGCCGCTTTTCTGGGGGGCAGCGACGAGGACGTGCGGGCGGCGGGCCGCGCTCTGCAGGAGATCGGCGGCGGCGCGGTGGTGGTCGTGGACGGCACGGTGCAGGCCAGTCTGCCCTTGCCCTACGCGGGCCTGATGACCGATCTGCCCCCCCAGCAGGCAGCCGCGTGCCTGAACGAGGTCACCGCTGCCGCCCGCGCCCTGGGCTGCACGCTGCCCTATCCCGTCACCACCCTCAGTTTCCTGGGCCTGAGCGTCATTCCAGCTCTTAAGCTCACGCCGCGCGGCCTGCTGGACGTGGACGCATGGCGCTTGCTGGGCGCTGAAGCGAGCAGCTGA
- a CDS encoding long-chain fatty acid--CoA ligase codes for MQGNMMDVQLTVPTILERIRGQYRNREVVSLLAAGRDEAGNPVPKKHHTTYGEVADRALRLASGLLGLGLQKGDRVATLAVNSFRHLEAYLGVPSAGLVLHTVNIRLHPEQVAWILNDAEDRVLMIENVFAAMVPALKAACPRLEQVIVMGPLPQAIPGVQDYDTFVMGAEPLARYPRLDENEAAAMCYTSGTTGNPKGVVYTHRSTVLHSLASAPKDALNVGEADSVLPIVPMFHVNAWGLPYTCAMYGAKQVYAGVFSDGRSIATLLQEEGVTITAGVPTIWMGLLAELDRAKEAGEPYNLGPLERVIVGGSAAPEAMIRAFQTRHALTMLQAWGMTETHPLGTASSVPFDVDPNSDEGYKLRAKQGRTVPLVSLDIVDGERRRLPHDGKTMGNLIARGPWIASSYYKGAGQDNFFDLDGELWFDTGDISTLDERGYMHIQDRSKDLIKSGGEWISSVDLENAIMAHPAVAQCAVIAMDDPKWDERPLAVVVPRPGQSVTHQELLELLEPQFAKFWLPDATVLTDSIPIGATGKFLKRELREEYRGYSPTRSPEGAEQPQ; via the coding sequence ATGCAAGGCAACATGATGGACGTTCAACTGACAGTTCCCACCATCCTGGAACGGATTCGCGGGCAGTACCGGAACCGCGAGGTGGTCAGTCTGCTGGCGGCGGGCCGCGACGAGGCAGGCAATCCGGTCCCTAAAAAGCACCACACCACCTACGGTGAGGTGGCTGACCGCGCCCTGCGGCTGGCGAGCGGCCTGCTGGGGCTGGGCCTGCAGAAGGGAGACCGGGTGGCGACGCTGGCGGTCAATTCCTTCCGGCACCTGGAGGCGTATCTGGGCGTGCCCAGCGCTGGACTGGTGCTGCACACCGTCAACATCCGCCTGCATCCCGAACAGGTGGCCTGGATCCTGAACGACGCTGAAGACCGCGTGTTGATGATCGAGAACGTCTTCGCCGCGATGGTCCCGGCGCTGAAGGCGGCCTGCCCCCGGCTGGAACAGGTCATCGTGATGGGGCCGCTGCCACAGGCCATCCCCGGCGTGCAGGACTACGACACCTTCGTGATGGGCGCCGAACCTCTAGCCCGCTATCCCCGCCTGGACGAGAACGAGGCGGCGGCTATGTGTTACACCTCCGGCACCACCGGCAATCCCAAGGGCGTGGTGTACACCCACCGTTCCACCGTGCTGCACTCGCTGGCTAGCGCTCCCAAGGACGCCCTGAACGTGGGTGAGGCCGACAGCGTGCTGCCCATCGTCCCGATGTTCCACGTCAATGCCTGGGGCTTGCCGTACACCTGTGCCATGTACGGCGCCAAACAGGTGTATGCCGGGGTTTTCAGCGACGGCAGGAGCATCGCCACCCTGCTTCAGGAGGAGGGGGTGACCATCACCGCCGGCGTGCCGACCATCTGGATGGGGCTGCTGGCCGAGCTGGACCGCGCGAAGGAGGCCGGGGAGCCTTACAATCTCGGTCCGCTTGAGCGCGTGATTGTGGGCGGCAGCGCCGCGCCCGAGGCCATGATCCGCGCCTTCCAGACGCGCCACGCCCTGACCATGCTGCAGGCCTGGGGCATGACCGAAACGCACCCGCTGGGCACCGCCAGCAGCGTCCCCTTTGACGTAGACCCCAACAGTGACGAGGGGTACAAGCTGCGGGCCAAGCAGGGCCGCACCGTGCCGCTGGTGTCGCTGGACATCGTGGACGGCGAGCGCAGGCGGCTGCCTCATGACGGCAAGACGATGGGCAACCTGATCGCGCGTGGCCCGTGGATCGCCAGCAGCTACTACAAGGGCGCGGGTCAGGACAACTTCTTCGATCTGGACGGCGAACTGTGGTTCGACACCGGGGACATCTCCACCCTGGACGAGCGCGGCTACATGCATATTCAGGACCGCAGCAAGGACCTGATCAAGTCGGGCGGCGAGTGGATCAGCAGCGTGGACCTGGAAAACGCCATCATGGCCCATCCCGCCGTGGCCCAGTGCGCCGTCATTGCGATGGACGATCCCAAATGGGACGAGCGCCCGCTGGCCGTGGTGGTTCCGCGCCCCGGCCAGAGCGTGACGCACCAGGAACTGCTGGAGCTGCTGGAACCTCAGTTCGCCAAGTTCTGGCTGCCTGACGCCACCGTGCTGACCGACAGCATTCCCATCGGCGCGACCGGCAAATTCCTGAAGCGTGAACTGCGCGAGGAATACCGAGGTTACTCGCCGACCAGATCGCCGGAGGGGGCTGAGCAGCCTCAGTAA
- a CDS encoding aspartate-semialdehyde dehydrogenase produces the protein MRVAIVGATGAVGHELMSVLEKSSLNFDELLLFASPRSAGSKLTFRGQELTVQVTPDGAIDADVILASAGGSISKEKAPAWVAGGAVVIDNSSAFRYDADVPLVVPEVNGEAALRHKGIIANPNCTTAVAVLAVAPIHREFGVRRMIVSTYQATSGAGQKGMDELLEQTHMVLHGKEASNEVFAHPIPFNVIPHIDAFQDNGYTKEEMKVAWETRKIIGDDSLKISCTAVRIPTLRTHSEAITLELERPATPQAVRALLSRSAGVEVRDDPEGKVYPMPLTASGKYDVEVGRIRESLVFNGGIDLFVAGDQLLKGAALNAVQIAEYLQEHGALKAKQRA, from the coding sequence ATGCGCGTAGCCATTGTGGGAGCCACCGGAGCCGTTGGACACGAGTTGATGAGCGTGTTGGAAAAGAGCAGCCTGAACTTCGACGAATTGCTGCTGTTCGCCTCGCCACGTTCGGCGGGCAGCAAGCTGACCTTCAGGGGTCAGGAATTGACCGTGCAGGTCACCCCCGATGGGGCAATCGACGCCGACGTGATCCTCGCCTCGGCGGGCGGCAGCATCAGCAAGGAAAAGGCCCCGGCGTGGGTGGCGGGCGGCGCGGTGGTGATCGACAACTCCAGCGCCTTCCGCTACGACGCGGACGTGCCGCTGGTGGTGCCGGAAGTGAACGGCGAGGCCGCGCTGCGCCACAAGGGCATCATCGCCAACCCGAACTGCACCACGGCGGTCGCCGTGCTGGCTGTGGCCCCGATTCACCGCGAGTTCGGGGTCAGGCGCATGATCGTCTCCACCTATCAGGCCACCAGCGGTGCGGGCCAGAAGGGGATGGACGAGCTGTTGGAGCAGACCCACATGGTGCTGCACGGCAAGGAGGCCAGCAATGAGGTGTTCGCCCACCCCATTCCCTTCAACGTCATCCCACACATCGACGCCTTTCAGGACAACGGCTACACCAAGGAAGAGATGAAGGTGGCCTGGGAGACCCGCAAGATCATCGGGGACGATTCGCTGAAGATCAGCTGCACGGCAGTCCGCATTCCCACGCTACGGACGCACTCCGAGGCCATCACGCTGGAACTGGAGCGTCCCGCCACGCCGCAAGCGGTGCGCGCTCTGTTGTCCCGCTCTGCCGGGGTGGAAGTGCGCGACGATCCGGAGGGCAAGGTGTATCCCATGCCTCTGACCGCCAGCGGCAAGTACGACGTGGAAGTGGGCCGCATCCGCGAGTCGCTGGTCTTTAACGGCGGCATCGACCTGTTCGTGGCCGGCGACCAGCTGCTCAAGGGCGCGGCCCTGAACGCCGTCCAGATCGCAGAGTACCTGCAGGAGCACGGCGCATTGAAGGCAAAGCAGCGGGCGTAG
- a CDS encoding alpha/beta hydrolase → MAVSVSGQHVTFTPPPGAVALVGDFTDWRKQAPLPIVADQPLTLALPRGAWVEYAWLDAAGEAFADPDNPQKSLNPWWPYPRAAVVGEYARHPLWLTPEATRKGTAQRLTWDGGIFPGTRRAIVYTPHGYTTGTPIPVYYVQDGVAFYRTGKLGDVMDRALEAGLATGAALVFVEPGDRSEEYYLNDRYLDFLTAEVFPRVEGELVTVQERGLWGASLGGLISLYLGSRHPELFNRVVSHSGAFIARPGARDTAGVIDTTGAGEWLLEDLRRSPPRHLRTSLDTGVLEWLTGPNRRMAGLFADGGLPHQYREYPSGHNWVTWREALPEAFLYMQG, encoded by the coding sequence ATGGCCGTTTCCGTCTCCGGGCAGCACGTCACCTTCACTCCACCACCCGGCGCGGTGGCCCTGGTGGGAGATTTCACCGACTGGCGCAAGCAGGCGCCGCTGCCCATCGTTGCTGATCAGCCCCTGACGCTGGCGCTGCCGCGCGGCGCCTGGGTGGAATACGCCTGGCTGGACGCGGCGGGCGAGGCTTTCGCCGATCCCGACAACCCCCAGAAGTCACTGAATCCGTGGTGGCCGTACCCCCGGGCGGCCGTGGTGGGTGAGTACGCGCGACATCCGCTGTGGCTGACCCCAGAGGCGACCCGAAAGGGGACGGCCCAGCGTCTGACCTGGGACGGCGGAATCTTTCCTGGCACGCGCCGCGCCATCGTCTACACGCCACACGGCTACACGACAGGCACGCCGATTCCGGTGTACTACGTGCAGGACGGTGTGGCCTTCTACCGCACCGGCAAGCTGGGCGACGTGATGGACCGGGCGCTGGAGGCTGGGCTGGCGACGGGCGCGGCCCTGGTGTTCGTGGAGCCGGGAGACCGTAGCGAGGAGTATTACCTGAATGACCGCTACCTGGATTTCCTGACCGCAGAGGTCTTTCCGCGGGTGGAGGGCGAACTGGTGACCGTGCAGGAGCGTGGCTTGTGGGGCGCAAGCCTGGGCGGGCTGATCTCGCTGTACCTGGGCAGCCGTCACCCGGAACTGTTCAATCGGGTGGTCAGCCACAGCGGGGCTTTCATCGCCCGGCCAGGGGCGCGGGACACGGCAGGCGTGATCGACACCACCGGGGCCGGGGAATGGCTGCTGGAAGACCTGCGCCGAAGCCCCCCCAGGCACCTGAGAACCAGCCTGGACACCGGCGTCCTGGAATGGCTGACTGGCCCGAACCGCCGGATGGCGGGCCTGTTCGCCGATGGGGGGTTGCCCCATCAATACCGTGAGTATCCCAGTGGCCACAACTGGGTCACCTGGCGCGAGGCGCTGCCGGAGGCGTTCCTGTACATGCAGGGGTAG
- the plsY gene encoding glycerol-3-phosphate 1-O-acyltransferase PlsY — MVSTPLLVLSAVLVSYLIGSIPAASWLARSRGVDIRKVGSGNSGATNVLRSLGKGPAFVVAVFDILKGALAIWLARALHLPSEWVGICGVAAVIGHNFSPFLRFRGGKGVATSFGTITVLDPVAGAGAFVLGVAAMWLTRFVSAGSILGALTAAIVVVALGRPGWLTLVILFLAALLIWQHRSNIGRLTAGKESRLGEKVR, encoded by the coding sequence ATTGTGTCCACCCCTCTGCTCGTGCTCTCGGCGGTGCTGGTTTCCTACCTGATCGGGTCCATTCCAGCGGCGTCGTGGCTGGCCCGTTCGCGCGGCGTCGACATCCGCAAGGTGGGCAGTGGCAACAGCGGCGCGACGAACGTGCTGCGCTCGCTGGGCAAGGGTCCGGCATTTGTGGTGGCCGTGTTCGACATCCTGAAAGGAGCGCTGGCGATCTGGCTGGCCCGCGCCCTGCACCTGCCCTCGGAATGGGTGGGGATTTGCGGGGTGGCCGCCGTGATCGGACACAACTTCAGCCCCTTCCTGCGCTTCCGGGGCGGCAAGGGCGTGGCGACCTCGTTCGGCACCATCACCGTTCTCGATCCAGTGGCCGGTGCGGGGGCTTTCGTGCTGGGTGTGGCGGCCATGTGGCTGACCCGCTTTGTCAGCGCGGGCAGCATCCTGGGAGCGCTCACGGCGGCGATCGTGGTGGTGGCGCTGGGGCGACCCGGCTGGCTGACACTGGTCATCCTGTTCCTGGCCGCGCTGCTCATCTGGCAGCATCGCTCCAACATCGGGCGGCTGACGGCAGGCAAGGAATCACGGCTGGGCGAAAAGGTTCGCTGA